The Syngnathoides biaculeatus isolate LvHL_M chromosome 16, ASM1980259v1, whole genome shotgun sequence DNA segment TGCATTTCTCGCAGAAAAGATTGAGACAATATATTCAAGATTGATACATAGTTTAAACTCAATGctatagatacatacatacttTCTTTAATGTGATTACAATCTGTGGAAGTCACAATTTTAGGTTATTtcattctattattattatgtatttttctgtACATATAACGTGTGCATTctatgtgttcaaatatgtgtagaatgagttttaaaaagtatgttttAATGACTTGGAATGTGTTTAAAGTGCGCGGGAGGGATGCAGTCAAGTGTCTAGAAAAGCCCCCTCGAAGCGAATATTTGAACATTAGCCGTAGCATATTTTAACCGTGATGTGACTCACAGTAAAATGTATTGCAATATATTGCCATCAAAATTGCAAACATAATTGCGATGATGAAAACACGTTTGCGCAGATGACAAGTACATGAGGAAAAACAGCAATTAGTGCGCCTTCTTTGTCGTCACGCGTGCATCTCCGGTAAAGAGACGCATAATAATTGCACCGAGGGCGTTTGTGCCTTTCGCACTCGGCTTGATTAACTATGACGACGAGCCGCTGAGGCTCtccgggaggaaaaaaaagtgcaagaaGCGTGTACGATCGGAGGGGAAAGTGTCGGGTGGCACAGGTGAGGAGGGTGGCAAATGCGCATTTGATGATGAGGTGTTTTTTTGAAATCCCCCACATCACTGCTTGAGTCGCAGAGGATTCTTTGTGCCGTTTTGCGACGTATTAGCGCAAAAATGAAAGCTGCCGTGTTTGACAACGCTCGCGCGTGTACCAACACGTAATTATAAATGACGGCAATCACCGTAAACGACGCGCCACCGCTCCTTTCCCTGTTGATCAAGGGCTCACGATCAAAACCTTTAAGTGCCAGTTATTGACGATTAAAGTCATAACAGGATTATGTAATTCTTCCAAAATCCGGCATGCTGGATACTTGCAACAATAACGTCATTCACTGATCGGCAGGTAAAACATACGCAcattgtgaaacttttttttttctctgatgaAAGAGGATGAACGAGTTAAATCAAATTCCGAACTGCATTTGCCACCACTTGCATCGCTTTGTCATCTGcagaaactggaaaaaaaaaataatactgtgaGGAGTACAAGCTACAGATATCCGGAGTAAAAAGTCGTCACACGCAGCGCCTGAAAACATcgacagcaacaaagtatttgtacttagtTACCGCCCAGCGCTGCTATTAGAAAGTGAAATTTCAGATGATTTTCGTTTCGCTGCTCCTCTACCACGGACGAGCCGGGGAGACAGTCTGGCCCTAATGCAGCAACGTGTTTGTCTTCAACTAATCCCCCTCGTATCACTTTAGCCATTAACCAGTCAGGGCTGCAGTTATCAACTCGAGGAATCCGGCGGGGGGGTCAAGACGAACAAGCCGTCACGATACTAAACCGCTCTGAAGGTTAGCCTGCACGTCATCAACAGATCTCAATCTTTGCACGGAATTGCAAAGATGAAAAGGCGCAGTCGCAGTCACCTGTCTTGGCGTGACATTAAGGAGCGGCGAGCCGCCTATTCAGGGCTAAACCGTCCTTTGTGCGCTGTAATGAAGGTGTGCGGTGTTTGAATGCGAGATCTGGAAGATGATTGCGGTTTCACGGCAGATTAAATGCAGCAGCGGGAGATGAATGTCTCGCTCGAGGCTCGGCGTTTGGAGCGCCCCGTGGCGCTCGCACGCCAGTCCTCGTCGTTCCAAGGAACTCTGGCGTACTCCGTTAATGCCGGACGCCGCGGCTTCATTTGCCGTCCGGGTGACGGCTCGCTCGCTGCGGCCTTGCGATCTTCCGCTTCTCGGGGAGCGAGGCTGTCAAAGTTCATCTTCTGAGTTTGAACACGTTAGTCCCTTTTCGAGGTTCAACGGTGTCATACTACGTCGTGCTTCATTGTCCCTGAAACTAGACCTATACAGCAACTTTTTGGCTCTAGAAAAGGTACAAACAGTTACTTTGGTGTGTAATAATTGGCctgaaagaaatgaaggacCAACTTAACTTGagggacagaaaaaaattgattggtAGTGTACATCTATTAATTACTATCTCTTAAAAAAAGCAGATGGTTGTAGAGTTAGGGTAAAGACCTCATCATTGGGGTGGTACCCTGAGAATGTTACGCTTTCGTACCCTTGATACTTGACATTAACTCATTaaaatctgcttttttttcccatatggACACTTGACGTATTCGGCTCTGGAAACCTCAAAGTTCGGAGGTGGTCGGCGGACAATTCTGTTGCTTGTACCTCCAGATAGAGAATTGTCCCATAATGTCTATTTCTGACATACTCTTGGGGAAAAAGTAACTTGTTGTACCCGCAGGTGTACGAAGCCTTCTTAACCGCTTTAATAGACTGAGAACATAGAGTGGAAAAGGTGCACACAGTTTATGTTTGGAGTTGAAATCATTAGACAGAACTTGACTTGAGAGACAGAAATGGACTCATATAATGTCTGTTTGTGACACAAAATTTGGGGAGTATCATGACTTGTCATTAGGTAGTACAGTGCTACTGCTTTTGTACCCTTGACACTTGGCTTCTTGGTAGTTTGGTAGTATTTGTGAATGCTTGCGAATGTCAATCACAAGCCAATCGTTGATCAGGAATGGAGCTCACGGTAGTTAGCTAGGCGATGCTATCATTGGCGCACACACATAACTACATTTCTGTCTTTCGTAGAGAATTGATGCCAAGGTCCTCCGAGGGTCAGCTGACCATGGAGAAGACGCCCAGCTACTACATCACCAAGGAGGTTCCCGCTCGTATCTACACCATGTCTAAAGACACCAAGCTGATCGTGGTCGTCCGAGACCCCGTCACTCGAGCCATCTCGGACTACACGCAGACCCGCTCCAAGAAGCCGGACATCCCGTCCTTTGAGAgcttgacctttaagaacacGTCGGCGGGCGTGATCGACACGGCGTGGAGCGCCGTTCAGATCGGCATGTACGCCAAGCACCTGGAGCGTTGGCTCCAGTACTTCCCCATGGAGCAGCTGCTGTTTGTCAGCGGCGAGCGGCTCATTAGCGACCCCGCCCGGGAGGTGGCGCGGGTCCAGGACTTTCTCGGGCTCAGGAGGATGGTCACAGAGAAGCATTTCCACTTTAACCCAGCAAAGGGCTTCCCTTGCCTAAAGAGACCGGAGGGCAACAGCAAACCTCACTGCCTGGGCAAAACCAAAGGCAGAACCCATCCTAACATTGACCCGGAGGTGGTGCAGAGACTACGGGAGTTCTACAAACCCTTTAACAGGAAGTTTTACCACATGACTGGTCATGACTTTGGCTGGgactgagaggaagaccagacgAGCAAGGCTAGTTCAttgacttttgtgtgtgtgcgtgtgacttTTGAAATAGAATTGTATCATCCAGACGGTGTATTTGCCAGCTATGTACAGAGTTCAGAAATCTATTTTATGATAATTTATTGCTATTATATGAAATTCCTCAGCTGTGGAAGCAGGTTTACTCTAGATCAGGGATCCTCACACTGTAGTGCGCGCACCCCTGGGGGTGACTGTTTTTACATAATTATAGATTCCATTGCACCCCCTCCCCAAGTAAAAAGGTTAAATACATTCATttctttgttattattatttttttttttcgtgcgtTTATTCGGTACCCAAAACGCAGCTTCACTGCTGCCGGTGGTCCCGTCAGATCCGCCGTCTCGCTCTGGCATCTAATTGTGTTTTGACTTTGCTTTTAAACCGGGCTTAGCCGCTTGTTTCATATCTCTGAAAAGCAACTTGGCCCCTAACCCTTTTTAAAccacgccccccacccccaccccccccccaaaaaaaaaaaaaaatctgaacgaGCGTTTTTGCCACAATCGAGTATTACACTTTTGCACGTCAGAATTCACTTTTGggtattttatttagtttgtttGCACCATTTCTGTCACAATGGGGCCGTGCGACTGACCAAAAGATTTTATTCCTCAAAGCACAACGCCGTTACGGGTATTTCAAGCTGGgacatttgaaatttttttttttattgttttttttttttagttggcaTTTTCAGGTTTCCTGTCAgttctttccattcatttcttcCAAGCTGCTTTCGGGCTCACCTCAACCCGATCGAGCTCCCTCTCGTAATATCCCCTTAACATCTGCTTGACCCTCAGACTCACTTAGAAAGGTCGACACGGGGCTCCGACGATCCAGTGTCACCGGGCTCGGTCGATCGATACGGTAATAGCTCTTCATCACGTCAATTAAACCCGACGGATGGCGCGAGCGCGATCGCCGGAGCGCTGCAATAAAACGCAGATCCATTAATGCTCGTCAGGTTATGGCTGACCTTTCAACCCGATTCAATTTTAAATCATAATTTCGCATTTCCTCCGCAAAGGTTTGGGCTCTCGAGGGCGACGCAGTCGAGGCTCGAGTTCCTCTCACGTTTTGGACGATTCCACCCGTTTTCTAAAGAAGTGCGTAGCGCCCGTTTGGAAGCCAACATGATTCCCAAATGGCTGCAATGAATCAATAATACTTTTATGACACGTGACAGTGACGCCCCTGTCCGTGATGCTTCGATCGATGCAGCACGTGGtcttcttggggggggggggaacaagcTTTATGTATGGTTGAGTTTTAttcaacacacaaacatttgcaaattAGCTGTTGTCACAGAGGCACAATTTTGCTGTATGCATCGTTTGAACATTGGACTGAGGCAAAAGTTAGATGGTGtctaataaatgttttgcaaaaaGTGGCACGATTGCACTTTTGGTCTCTGTGTGAAAATTTCAAATCAGTCTTAATGAACTTCTTCCCCTCATCCTTATTTTTCCCCATCGCTGGATACCTGGCGCGGCAAAGGCGCACCGCTGTGTGAATTGAACGTCTTGCACATTACTGTGCTAACGAGCTAATTAGCACAGCGCCATTAGCTGTTTTTAGCGGGCGTCTGCTACCGCCGCTGTTGACATGATCCCTGCTAAGTTGTACACAAAGTATTGGGCTCCCCACGGAGAAAATGATGATAAAGTGTGGCTCTTCTTCAACGGACATAGATGGAACCTCCAAAAGATGAAAATCTACAAGCTGGTGAATTATGGAATACTGTCGTTTAATTTACTAGCATAATATACAAATAGTTAACATCTCTGGAAGGTCTGCACTCACATTAAGTGTGACAATAAACAACTCAATATTGcgtgaacattttatttctaaaaatgcGTTTGCCATTAAGACATTCTGCACTTACGCTAATTTACTAAATAAGCTACCGTACACCGAGTTCTTCAAGCAATGGCAAACAGCTAGATGAGTTGAAGATCCGGAGAAGATCAACTTGCAAGCGACTAAACCTTCACGCAAATACGTATGCTATACACACACAACTGCAGGCCGATGTGGCACCCATGCTACCAAGCTAAAGCTAAAAGGTAAGCAGACCAGCGTTGAGTTTTGCTGGatgcaaaaatgtgcattagctAACAGCATTAGCTTCTGATCAGCAGAAGCTGTGAGGTGTATGTTTACGTTTTGGTGACGTGCACGTCCACCACATACGAACAGCGTACTGTATAAAAAAACGCTGCCCCATAACCGAAAATGGTTTTGTCGTCTTTACGGGTGAtcgatttttttccacaacctGGGCTTTGCTTACGCCCCCGAGTCGCTACGTCCAAGCCGTGCTTGTCTTGGGAATGAAAGTCAACTCTCGCCCAGCGGTATACAGTACACATACTGCAGATCTTTTTGTTCGATTTTTAAATTtctgcttgtttttcttccccattTCATTTGGCTCGACACGAGTACACTGTGCTGCCGCCGCAattctttttaaatacaattaaactGAACGGTAAATCTCGTCGTGATGTTCTACTGTGCAACACAAATGGGAAGATAAATAACATGTTTCATTTTCACCCACAAAGATTTTGGAGCTGTGGCGTCCCTTgactgatttattttatttttagtgggTCCTGGAAATCTGTTCATCTGTTCACGATGCGCCTCAGCAAATGGCGCAGGCAAAAGGTCGCCGCGCAAATGAGACTCCAACCTCCTCTATTAAGAGGCAACCTTTATTTAATGCCTCGGCCAAACACCCCCCGTCTACCTGGGGCTGCCAGAATTGACGGAGCAGGCCGTCTGCTCAATCAGGAAGTTGCCCTCGCTGCAATTACGTCCGCGGAGGAGGCCGACGTAATTGCCAGGTTCCCGACTGGGGAATTGTTGTCGGAACACATCCCTGCGGGTTCCGTTTGACGGGTTGCGAGAAGACAGGGAAAACAGACACCTGGGCAGGAAGAGATTGCACCAATCCACTTGGCAGCCATCTTAATAATAAAGTGGCAATAAAACATCGGGCGCACACGGGCTGCTTTTGGACAAAAGAATCCGCGGGATCGTGCGCGATcgcaacaaaaatgtaaacactttgATTCCAGACGTGCTCATAAAATATACGACATTTCGTGCTCATGCTGGTGTGATACAGATTCAGAGAACATTATTTACGATGTCAGAAATTGTTTGCCAGTTGCatcacactcgcattcacacctacgggcaatttagagtcttccattCATCTTACATATTTTGTGACTGCAGGAGGGGGCCATCCACAGGCAGAACCCGTGGACACCACACAGGACGGCCTGGGCCCAGATTTCAACCCAGAACTTCTTGAATGTGAATTCCACGTGCAAAGTCATCTGTACATTGATGTGATTTCGTTCATGGCCAAACCTTAAACGATCGATCGATTATTCGCTTCTGCGAGTGACAGATGCGTCCATAAATAGCGACGGAACATTCCAACCTACAAGAAAAGATAAAGGGAAAACGAACGGCTCTCGGGTAAactttgtctcccacttcataAGACAATTGTCTACCGGCTCGTCTTTTATTCCGCATTGTCCCATCGTCGGCTAATCCTAATCCTAAAGAGAGGGCGCCTATTAATCCAAGTTGACATGTATGTGCTGACAGAGCCATCGCAAATcctcttctgaaaaaaatacaggggggggggggggctacttaCTGCTGCGTGAAACCAAATCAGATCTAGATAACGTCAAATAAAACGTGCCAAGGAATTTAGCTTGGAAAAGATGAAGGCACGTGTTTTTCGGGTGAGATCCTAACAGCATCCGTGCGACAACCATTTTAAACGTAcgggcggaaaaaaaaacaacttttggaATGAAACGGGAGTCAGGCCAGCGAAGTCCATTGCAGCATCATCATCAGCGAATTCAAATCTAATTCTGACACTGAGGACAACAGAAAAGGAAACTGTGGAGACTGTGAAAATTCACAAGGAAAATATTGTTTACCGATATGCATTTATAGTGCTATGTAATACAGGTTTGAATCCATAAATTTAAAAGTTGATTTCAGTAGTGACAAAGATTCATTAATCGCATAGGATATaattttcagaaggccaattaCAACCTAATTATAACcaatgtatttttgatttttcttattTGACATTCATCTCTAAGAGATGATGAACGGCAGGTTTTCGTTAGGTGTATTCAGTAAAAttacaaaacataaatatacGAAATACTGGACCATATACAGTATCTAGTGAAGCTGTGTgtgtttcactttttaaattttgttcaatgtgctgttttattattacataattttacatttgtttcaatACTTGTGCCTGTttgagacattaaaaaaatgttttttttaattttccacatTTGAGCTCCACCTCTATCTGCATCTAAACCTGCCCATTTACACTGACACCTTTGTAAACATCTtcgtaaagattttttttttttttaatagaaattaTAAATCTTACATTAGAATGTAGGTATTCGTAATCTTTTGGCCAATCAGAGTacagtctggaaaaaaaatctcgtgaCCTGGACAGAGATTTTCCTCATCTTATCCTGCTTTCTCCCTAATGAGGTGCGCAG contains these protein-coding regions:
- the hs3st3b1a gene encoding heparan sulfate glucosamine 3-O-sulfotransferase 3B1a codes for the protein MESSPALHGVHVVPAPHVKNKVFVFCIMLSLWVYMIYCCLGPGSAVPGFETVAVADPSSARPSRDLLNNDNDALDSRGDEWEDADPNAASSCLNASETQKLPGAIIIGVKKGGTRALLEFLRLHPDVRAAGAEPHFFDRNYQKGLAWYRELMPRSSEGQLTMEKTPSYYITKEVPARIYTMSKDTKLIVVVRDPVTRAISDYTQTRSKKPDIPSFESLTFKNTSAGVIDTAWSAVQIGMYAKHLERWLQYFPMEQLLFVSGERLISDPAREVARVQDFLGLRRMVTEKHFHFNPAKGFPCLKRPEGNSKPHCLGKTKGRTHPNIDPEVVQRLREFYKPFNRKFYHMTGHDFGWD